Part of the Triticum urartu cultivar G1812 chromosome 2, Tu2.1, whole genome shotgun sequence genome, TTAGACCCCACTAAAAATAACATTCCACACCTATAGAGAATATTGGATCCCACTAAAAATCGCATTCACACATATAGAGAATGTTGGACGCCACTAAAAAATGAGATTCCACACCTACAGAGAATATTGGACCCCCACTGAAAATGACATTCACATCTATAGAGAATGTGGACCCCCACTAAAACTGACATTCCACACCTACAGAGAAAAGCATCTCATGTGGAGCACTCCCTTTTAAGTCGGTCGAAGCAACCAATAATCCTACATATAGGTAATCACCTACGTAACCTTACTTAATGTTCCTACTCTAATTCTCCCCCCCCCATATAAAATGGAATTCACACCTACATAGTATATTGAACCCCCGCTGAAAAATGGCATTTACACCTATAGAGACTGTTGGACCCCACTGAAAATGACATTCCACACCTGCAGAGAATATTGGACCCCACTGAAAATAGCATTCACACCTACTGAGTATATTGAAGCCCCGCTGAAAATGGCATTTACACCTATAGAGAATGTTGGACCCCACTGAAAATGACATTCCGCACCTACAGAGAATACTGGACCCTCACTGAAAATGACATTCACACTTATAGAGAATGTGCACCCCACTAAAAATGACATTCACCGGCTACGGAGAAAGGCATCCTATGTGGAGCACTTCCTTTTAAGTCAGTCAAAGCAACCAATAATCCTACATATAGGTAACCACCTACGTAACCTTACTTAATGTTCCTACTCTAATTCTCTCCCCCATTGAAAATGGCATTCACACCTACACAGTATATTGAACCCCCACTCAAAACGTCATTCACACCTACAGCGAATGTTGGACCCCACGGCAAATGACATTCCACATCTAGAGAGAATATTGGTACCCCATTGAAAATGGCATTCACACTTATAGAGAATGTGAGCCCCACTGAAAATGACATTCCACAACTACGGAGAAAGGCATCCCATGTGGAGCACCCCCTTTTAAGTCGGCCAAATCAAACAATAATCCTACATATAGGTAACCACCTACGTAACCTTACTTAATGATCCTACTCTAATTCTTCCCCCCACTGAAAATTGCATTCACACCTACAAAGTATATTGAACCCCCACTGAAAATGGCATTTACACCTATAGAGAATGTTGGACCCCACTAAAAATGACATTCCACATCTGAGAGAATATTGGATCCCCACTGAAAATGGCATTCACACCTACAGAGTATATCGAACCCCCGCTGAAAATGGCATTCACACCTATAGAGAATATTGGACCCCCACTGAAAATGGCATTAACACTTATAGAGAATGTGGACCCCGTCAAAAATGACATTCCACAACTACGGAGAAAGGCATCCCATGTGGAGCACTCCCTTTTAAGTCGATCAAAGCAACCAATAATCCTACATATAGGTAACCACCTACATAACCTTACTTAATGTTCATACTCTAATTCTCTCCCCCATTGAAAATGGCATTCACGCCTATACGAGAATATTGAACCCCCCGCTGAAAATGACATTCACACCTATAGAGAATGTGGACCCCACCGAAAATGATATTTCACAAAGAAAGGCATCCCATGTGGAGCACTCTCTTTTACGTCGGTCAAAGCAACTAATAATCCTACATATAGGTAACCACCTACGTAACTTAATGTTCTTACTTTAATTCTCTCCCTCATTAAAAATAGCATTCACACCTATAGAGTATATTAAAGCCGCGCTGAAAATGGCATTCACACCTATAAAGAATGTTGTTCCCCAATAAAAATGACATTCCATACCCACGAAAAAAGACATCCCATGTGGAGCACTCACTTAAGTTGGTCAAAGCAACCAATAGTCCTACCGGGTGGGGCCGAACCAGCGTTCTTCCGTAGCTTTACGTGGATAGCAAAGTTACCAAAGCAACACGGTTGCAAAAAAGAAATTAAGTCGCTAGGTAGACTCACGGCTCGTGGCCGATACACACACCCAGCCTCCTCCAGGTTGAACTCGACAAACTCATCAGCAGCCGGCCGGTGGATTCCTCGATACAAATCAGCAGCCTGTGGGTATCTCTTTCATGGATGATTTTCTCCTTTTCTCTGTTGCACACGCGCGCGTCGGGCATTCCATAGTTCATAGTTGATCCGCCACGGCGACATTGCTTCCTCTGGATGCCGGTGCCTTTTGAGCTCGGGTTTGCCCAGCTCTGTGCGCGCCGGTCGTCGCGCGCCTGCATTGCAGATCACCTCCGGGACCGTGGTCCATGGAGAACAGAGGAAGCACACGTAGGCGTCCGTCTTCGAGGCGCGCGTGGAGGGTGGGGCGGCACGTATGGGTGGTCGAACGTAGAGAGAACGCGGAACTCGGCGGCAGGCCCGGGTCGTCGTCGCGGCGCGAGGTGACCGTGGCCGTGCTCGCGGACGAGGTGCAGGTGGGCAAGGCGGAGGCCGCCGTCGGGGGCTGCCGGCGAGACGACCTGTGCAGCCGCGGCCGGCGTCCGCACTGGACGGAAGGCTGGCTCAAGGATGCCCATTGTCGCGTGATCGAGGAGGGTGTGGCCTGTGGTGCTTTCATGGCGGCGAGAGCGAGGGGACGGAGGAATTGCAATCTGCTCTGCTGTACGCAGAGCGTAATGGCACAATCTCTACACAGAATACGCCGATCTTTTGGCAAGTCTGACACTTCAGAAATCTGTGTGCAGCTCGCTCGATCTTTTGGCAAGTCTGATAGAGGAGGTGGATACCGAGACTTTGGAGCACAAACAAGAGTCCATTATGCGCCAGCGACGGCAGCCGCGGTGCACCGTGCAAGGCCGGAAGCGTGGAGAAATGTCAGAGAAGAAACGAGGCGGAGGGGCGTGCTCAGTAAGCATACTGAGACAATCTGGACAGAACATGCGTCGATTAGCAAATCGGACTTAATGTGGTCAAAGTTGTATTGTATTCATCTTATCAAATCTTTTTTTAAGAGAAAAGGACTTGGCCcgactttataaataaagccacATGGCAGCGTCGCAGACCCGAACAACCTGAACAGTTAGCGAAACACCGCAAATCCAGCGAACATAAAGCCTGGAACAGGCGAAAGAAGGTTCAGAGAAATACATGGCACCCTGCCATACACGGTGCGCAGGCCGGAGGGAGAAGGAAGACTACCACCAAACGGACATAACCACCGTGACAGAGATCAGACGTTTGGGCCCAGCCCTGAGAAGAGGGATGCCGAAGCCCGAATTTTGACGATGAGCACGTCCAGGGCATCCCGATCGTCGTCTTTAGTCAATAATCTCCACTGCTGCAATAGAATACAAGATTTGAAAAGAACGTCAGCAGGTTTAGATGGAAAGATATGCTCAATAGTAAACTTGTTCCTAATAGTCCAAAGAGCCCAGTAAAAGGCACCCAAGCCAACCGAGAACACCCTCTTAGTGACCCCAACCAGAACCTTGGCTAGGGTTCTAAGCTCAGAGAAGGACGAGGGATTCCAAGACACCTGAAGCCAAGATCTGACACAGCTCCAAACGAACTTAGCCAAGACACAATGGAAAAAAATGTGTTCTGTGTTTTCCAGAGCACCACAGAGGTGACAAAATTCCGATCCCGGATCATTGCGCTTGCGAATCTGGTCGGCCGCAGGAAGGCGGCCTCTGAAAGCTTGCCAGAGAAATATCTTAATCTTAAAAGGCACTTTAGACTTCCAGATACTAGAGAATATCTTATCAAATCTGACACACTGAAATCAACACAAACGGTTCATTGTTGCTAATGGCAGATGGACACATAATTTCTATCTATGCCCCGTTTCCATCTGGTAAACTGGGGTCACGTCCCACTGTCATACAAATTAGATATGGTTTCCGCATCGTTGAGCATCTTCCAATAGCTCCCGTATCCATAAAAAAAATATGGTTTAGAGGAAGTAGGGTCAAAAAAATGCTTCAACAGTTCCCGTAAACGCGGTTTTCCTATAGGATCCAGTATAAGATCCATAGGGGAACTGAGAACACCTCACCTATGATCTTCCCCTAAATTATATGGACACTCTGTAAAACCAACCACTTTTACAGAGAGATTTTTTACAGGaactattggagatgctcttagcacGGGGACAAGTAGCACCAATTATTCTCCTTATAACTCCACAAGGCACAAAATTGTGAGGCACGATTCATAATTGCTGCCCAAAGCAAGTTCCTAGAGCATCATATTCGGTGGGTCTTGGAGCATCTCTAGCACACGCTTCATATTTATAACCTCTAAGAGCATCCAAGTACATTCTTCAAGGCGGGTATCTGCAGTTCCTGACGAAGGATGGGCTAAGGGGGATGAGTCGGCGTCCCAAGTAAGTTATTCGGAGGATTTGGAGAGACGCGGTTTGGTGTGTACAAGCAACACCTCTTCACACTGAGGTTATCATAGTTCTAATTTACCCAACTAATGTGAATTATACATTGATAGATTATTAATTTGGTTGAAGGAAGCACAGAGCCGTGGTGATCGAGGACCTTAACAAAAGGAGTGGCGGGTCTAACACAAGCTGCTAAGTAGTTATCTAAATGCTCTTGTATTTTTTTCCGGAGAGAGTGATATGCTAACGGGGGATTACCCCGAACAAGTCACACCAAGGCTAGGCCCCCTGTCGGTGTCTCACCAGCCCTTTCAACACCGGCAAGCGCGCACGGGACAGCGCAGGAGCACGCGAGAGAGCTGCAGGAGCAGGCGGGAGAGCATGCTAGAGCGGGCGCGTCCGAGGAAGCAAGCACGGCGGCTGCCCCTACAGAGAGAGCAGCAAGTGGGGTGCACGGGCGGCCGCCAGAGCTAGCAGGACAGAGGATTCGATCGAGCACGCGCACAATGCAAGAGACGCAGCAACGCACGCACGCACGCTCCGAGCACACACacaacgagaagaccatgtgatgTATGGACGCACACAGAGCGTACGCATGGTTCGAAGTAGCAAGCAGAGCACCCAGCGGCACACACTGCACGCACGCATGCGTGCGTTGCCAGCCAGCTTTGACATAGTCAAAACCAGTTGACCATGCCAAAAAACCGGACATGGTTTGTCTTTTGAACTTTGTGTAACTTGAGGGTGCAATTCGACCGGTTTTAAAAATGAAGGTTGTAAATCGAACTAAATAGTTAGTCCGGACTTGAAATGTAGTCTTTTCTCTAGTGCGTACTTGGCGGACTTGTCCTACTCCCACTCCATTCACTTGCGGACATCATAGCTTTCAACAAGTGCACCCTACTGAGGCAAGTACACATAAAAGCAACTACTTTCATCTCTTCAGCATTGTTGCATCCAAACACCATTGCAGCGGTCATCACGCTAGTTAATGGTTGCATTTATTCTTTATGTGTTCTCTTTGAAAATTTCTTTACATTTTTGTGCCGGAGAGGCTAAAAGACTTCGGGCAACATGAGTTTATGACGCCCAAAATACAAAGGCATTGGCCATGTGGAGAGAGCTTTGATCCGGCAGCTGAAGGAGCTCTTCGTGAATGGGCTGGAGAAGCTGATGAAGGAGCACCAATTGGACCCAATCGTTGCGTCCGAGGACTATGCTTCCAACCTTCTCACCATTGGCAGCCAACCCAGCATTGTTGTGTCGGCTGGGTACAATGAGCATGGTGTCCCTTCTGGCATATGCTTTGACGGGCTGCAAGGATACGAGCCGAGACTGATCGAGATGGCCTATGCTTTCGAGCAGGTTACCAAAGTGAGAAGGCCGCCCAACATGTTGTTCGTGTGGCTGCAGGGCTGCTCGAAACGTTGTTCGTGTGGTCCATCTCGCGCCCTCCCGACTGTGGGGCTGATCCGGCCGTTGCGCGCACGTTGTTCATGTGCTCGTGCGACATGCTCTAGCGGTGCGACACGTGATCTAGTCGACGAAATGTCTAAAGTACGGAGGACACAGTTCAAGACCGCGGTTGGGTGCATAGACATTTAGAGTTTTGAAACGGACACGTCCGGTAACTGACTCAACGCATCCCTGGGCGTACAAGGGGCCGAATTAGCCTGGTTGTAGACATGGACGAATCTACTAAAGGCTTTAACAGGCTCAAGCCCCCTCTCCAAAACTGTAAAATTAGTTTTCGATACTAATGCCAAGGTCCAGCCCAACCACTTGCAGCCCAGTCCAACACATATTTGCATGACACTCATTTATTTCTAGATTTGCCAATGATGGTAGATGCTCCTAGAGACCTAGACAGCGATAGAAAAAAAGTGAGTGGTAAATTAGACACAATCATGAGGCATCTGAAAAGGCTAAAGACCACTGCCATGAAAGTACTACACTACACGAGCACGGGCGTGCAAGAGACCAAACAGTAGAGAGCAAAGAGCAGACAAGCCAAGCCACACCAACCCCGGTGGCGTTTAGCTAAGCTAAACTAACATCATGGCGTCGCTGCAGCTGCAAGCTGTCGCTGCCGTCCTGGCTCTCGTGGCCGGCGCCGGTGCCGCGCACGGCTTCGAGTTCCACGAGGCCACCGTCGAAGCCATCCAGCTAGGGTTCAGCAACGGGACTCTCACCTCCACGGCGCTCGTCCGGTTCTACCTGGATCAGATCGGCCGCCTCAACCCGCTGCTGCGCGCCGTCATCGAGGTCAACCCGGACGCGCTCCGGCAGGCCCAGCATGCCGACGCCGAGCGCCGCCGCGGCAGCGGCACGGCCACCGGCTCGCTGCTGCGCGGCGTCCCCGTCCTGCTCAAGGACAACATCGCGACCCGTGACGCGCTCAACACCACGGCGGGCTCGCTGGCTCTCCTCGGCTCCGTGGTGAAGCGTGACGCCGGCGTGGCGGCCCGGCTCCGGCGTGCGGGCGCCGTGGTGCTCGGCAAGGCCAGCATGTCCGAGTGGGCCAATTTCCGCCCGGTCGAAGCCGGGTGGAGCGCCCGCGGCGGCCAGGCGCGGAACCCGTACGTGCTGTCGTCTACCCCGTGCGGGTCGAGCGCCGGGTCCGGCGTGGCCGTGGCGGCCAAAATGGCGGCCGTGACGCTCGGCACCGAGACCGACGGCTCCATACTTTGCCCGTCGTCCTTCAACTCGGTTGTCGGCATCAAGCCGACGTTGGGGTTGACCAGCCGGGCCGGCGTCGTCCCCATCACTCCGTTGCAGGACACCGTGGGGTAACCCTTCCTGCTCCTTTCTTCTTCTCGCTGTTGTTTCATATTCATTGAACCTGGAAATCTTGGTGCCGCTCGAtgcttccttcttcttcttctcgctGTTGTTTCATATTCATTGAACCTGAAAATCTTGGTGCCGCTCGAtgcttccttcttcttcttcttgctgtTGTTTCATATTCATTCAACCTGAAAACCTTGGTGCCGCTCGATGGAAATAAAACGCAGGCCGATGTGCCGGACGGTGTCGGACGCGGTGCACGTGCTGGATGCCATCGTCGGCCACGACGCGCAAGACGCCGCGGCCACCGGAGCGGCATCCAAGTACATCCCGCACGGCGGGTACACGCAGTTCCTTAATAAAAATGGGCTAAAAGGCAAGAGGATCGGCGTCCCCAATGGCTTCTTCCAAGGATACGACCAGACGCAGTTGAATACGTACAAGCAGCACCTCGCCACAATGAGGTTCGTAGCTAGTCACGGTTTACATTTCACTAGCTGTCCATGGATGAATATATGAATTGATTCttgatttttcttttctttttccaAAGGAAACTTGGAGCAGTGGTGATCGAGAAGCTGGACGTCGCTGCCAATTTGACCGCTCTATTGGTTGAGATTTATTCCAAGGAGGGGATTGCGATGCAGGCAGAGTTCAAACTGAGCATAAACGCGTATTTGGCAGACTTGGTCTACTCCCCGGTCCATTCGCTAGCAGACATCATAGCATTCAACAACAAACATCCTGTGGAGGTAAGTGCACCGAAAAACCCAACTGAATCCATATTTCGTGCTGGATGCCATCCTGTGGGTCAGATAATTTGCCCTGCTTGTGTCCAATGGCAGGTGGTTCACTTCTTGTTATTCaaacaatatactccctccgttaaacatattttaaagtataaattcactcattttgctcca contains:
- the LOC125535349 gene encoding probable amidase At4g34880; this encodes MASLQLQAVAAVLALVAGAGAAHGFEFHEATVEAIQLGFSNGTLTSTALVRFYLDQIGRLNPLLRAVIEVNPDALRQAQHADAERRRGSGTATGSLLRGVPVLLKDNIATRDALNTTAGSLALLGSVVKRDAGVAARLRRAGAVVLGKASMSEWANFRPVEAGWSARGGQARNPYVLSSTPCGSSAGSGVAVAAKMAAVTLGTETDGSILCPSSFNSVVGIKPTLGLTSRAGVVPITPLQDTVGPMCRTVSDAVHVLDAIVGHDAQDAAATGAASKYIPHGGYTQFLNKNGLKGKRIGVPNGFFQGYDQTQLNTYKQHLATMRKLGAVVIEKLDVAANLTALLVEIYSKEGIAMQAEFKLSINAYLADLVYSPVHSLADIIAFNNKHPVEERLKDFGQPDLIAAQSTNGIGPVERAAIRRLKELNANGLEKLMMEHQLDAIVAPNSDISSLLAISGHPGIVVPAGYDEKGFPFGICFGGLQGYEPRLIEMAYSFEQATKVRRPPMFKP